Proteins encoded in a region of the Tripterygium wilfordii isolate XIE 37 chromosome 21, ASM1340144v1, whole genome shotgun sequence genome:
- the LOC119987957 gene encoding uncharacterized protein LOC119987957 has product MVRANLKINIAALQAFASSQLQYPVSYMKAWKAKQKVIERLFGTFEASYNVLPRLLQAIQVSNPGSVVNFNYKDIVSNRATFGHVFWAFWPFIVGFQSCHPLISIDGTNLYGKYKSKLLIAVGFDADNGLFPLCFAIVDEESADNWGWFIACIRSYVPDRRGICVLSDRHAGILTAMRDGWPEPFAYHRYCSRHFVSNFNTHFKDKDLKQAVVTMANEESKEKFDFWMSRVKDLNIAAWEYLNSAKKEKWSKAYDDGHRYGNMTTNMSELFNSVLKGGRFLPITALVQLTFYRCNKYFVKRRIEAEEFRLRGIDLPPQVFGHISCETAKSKREQVRMFNHNPPTFQPSSIVLFS; this is encoded by the exons ATGGTAAGagcaaatttgaaaataaatatagcaGCTCTTCAGGCCTTTGCTAGTTCTCAGTTACAGTACCCGGTTTCGTACATGAAAGCATGGAAGGCCAAACAAAAGGTTATCGAGAGATTGTTTGGGACATTTGAAGCTTCATACAATGTCCTCCCTAGATTGTTGCAAGCAATACAAGTTTCAAATCCAGGGTCGGTGGTTAATTTTAACTATAAGGACATTGTCAGCAATCGGGCTACGTTTGGTCATGTATTCTGGGCATTTTGGCCTTTTATAGTCGGCTTTCAATCCTGTCATCCTTTGATAAGTATTGATGGCACAAATTTGTATGGGAAATACAAAAGCAAATTGTTGATCGCGGTTGGGTTTGATGCAGATAATGGTCTTTTTCCGTTGTGCTTTGCTATCGTAGACGAAGAAAGTGCTGATAATTGGGGATGGTTCATAGCATGCATTCGTTCTTATGTTCCCGATCGAAGAGGCATTTGTGTGTTGTCTGATCGACACGCTGGTATTTTGACAGCAATGCGTGATGGTTGGCCAGAACCATTTGCTTATCACAGGTATTGCTCGAGACATTTTGTGAGTAATTTCAACACCCATTTTAAAGATAAAGATTTGAAACAAGCGGTTGTGACAATGGCTAATGAAGAATCTAAGGAAAAATTCGACTTTTGGATGTCGCGTGTTAAGGATTTGAACATTGCTGCGTGGGAGTACCTAAATAGTGCCAAGAAAGAAAAGTGGAGTAAAGCATATGATGATGGCCACAGATACGGTAACATGACTACTAATATGTCTGAACTCTTCAATAGTGTTCTGAAGGGTGGGAGATTTTTGCCTATTACAGCACTGGTTCAGCTGACATTTTACAGGTGcaacaaatattttgttaaGAGGAGGATTGAAGCAGAAGAATTTAGATTACGAGGGATTGATTTGCCACCGCAAGTTTTTGGACATATTAGTTGTGAGACTGCGAAGTCGAAGCGGGAACAAGTCCGAATGTTCAACCATAATCCTCCTACATTTCAG CCATCTTCTATCGTGTTGTTCAGCTAA
- the LOC119989882 gene encoding F-box protein CPR1-like — protein sequence MSDHLPHELIFDILCVLPVKSIIRFKSVSKSWRSLFEEPSFLDSHRKQANKSLIIQTGDLRRTNSTNFVASDLDSLDRFKEITFPPDLGRSSYSGVTVMGSCNGLVALSCTYGEMRTGIEIREDVIIWNISTTERQIIPDPFWKGYYTCLPGTANVGFGYDSVSDSYKIVKIVHPGSNLLPVLYNLKRNEVSWRLGKFRGPDSGLHVLARGLLFEESLHWVALLHETKKCIIVGFGLENEEFYQVPLPDCAESSIAVGVLGTCLSMTDTYTFRQPWGEIWVWVMNKYMVKESWTKIYRIDVIGNVLGSPVGGDRILLLGCVERNLYLYDPVKKESSKVVEIPGGFWDGLVYQEGFTKISAILGALPTRRIFKRNAYEEYYTWRKKRPTH from the coding sequence atgTCCGATCATCTCCCTCATGAGTTGATCTTCGATATACTCTGCGTATTACCTGTGAAGAGTATAATTCGGTTCAAAAGCGTATCGAAATCATGGCGTTCTCTGTTTGAGGAACCCTCTTTTCTCGATTCTCATCGCAAGCAAGCCAATAAGTCGCTGATTATACAAACTGGGGACTTGAGGCGTACAAATAGCACGAACTTCGTCGCGTCCGATTTGGATTCCCTCGACAGATTCAAAGAAATCACCTTCCCTCCCGACCTCGGAAGATCCTCCTATTCAGGGGTCACAGTTATGGGATCTTGCAATGGATTGGTAGCTTTATCTTGCACATATGGCGAGATGCGAACAGGAATTGAGATTCGAGAAGACGTTATCATCTGGAACATCTCAACTACAGAGCGTCAAATTATTCCAGATCCATTTTGGAAGGGGTACTATACGTGTCTTCCAGGAACAGCAAACGTCGGCTTCGGCTACGATTCCGTCAGCGATAGTTATAAGATAGTGAAAATAGTACACCCTGGGAGTAATTTATTGCCAGTGTTGTACAATCTGAAAAGAAATGAAGTGAGTTGGAGACTTGGAAAATTTCGTGGCCCTGACTCTGGTTTACATGTTCTTGCAAGGGGATTGTTATTCGAAGAGTCCTTGCATTGGGTAGCACTTTTACACGAGACAAAAAAATGTATCATTGTTGGTTTTGGTCTTGAGAATGAAGAGTTCTATCAAGTGCCCCTGCCAGATTGCGCTGAGAGTAGCATTGCTGTTGGTGTATTGGGAACATGTCTTTCGATGACCGACACATATACTTTTCGACAACCTTGGGGAGAGATATGGGTATGGGTGATGAACAAGTATATGGTCAAAGAATCGTGGACCAAGATTTATAGGATTGACGTTATTGGGAATGTTTTGGGGTCGCCGGTTGGGGGAGATCGAATTCTCTTGCTTGGGTGTGTAGAACGAAATCTGTATTTGTACGACCCGGTTAAGAAGGAAAGCAGTAAGGTGGTTGAAATCCCTGGTGGCTTCTGGGATGGACTAGTTTATCAGGAAGGTTTTACGAAGATTAGTGCCATTTTAGGTGCATTGCCAACAAGAAGAATATTCAAGCGCAACGCATACGAGGAATATTATACTTGGAGGAAGAAAAGACCAACGCATTag